One window of Grus americana isolate bGruAme1 chromosome 18, bGruAme1.mat, whole genome shotgun sequence genomic DNA carries:
- the RHOT1 gene encoding mitochondrial Rho GTPase 1 isoform X2 — MKKDVRILLVGEPRVGKTSLIMSLVSEEFPEEVPPRAEEITIPADVTPERVPTHIVDYSEAEQSDEQLYHEISQANVICIVYAVNNKNSIDKVTSRWIPLINERTDKDSRLPLILVGNKSDLVEYSSMETILPIMNQYTEIETCVECSAKNLKNISELFYYAQKAVLHPTGPLYCPEEKEMKPACIKALTRIFRISDQDNDGTLNDAELNFFQRICFNTPLAPQALEDVKNVVRKNLSDGVADNGLTLKGFLFLHTLFIQRGRHETTWTVLRRFGYDDDLELTPEYLFPPLKIPLDCTTELNHHAYLFLQSIFDKHDLDRDCALSPDELKDLFKVFPYMPWGPDVNNTVCTNERGWITYQGFLSQWTLTTYLDVQRCLEYLGYLGYSILAEQESQASAITVTRDKKIDLQKKQTQRNVFRCNVVGMKGCGKSGVLQALLGRNLIRQRQIRAEHKSYYAINTVYVYGQEKYLLLHDVSDSEFLTDLETICDAVCLVYDVSNPKSFEYCARIFKQHFMDSRIPCLVVAAKSDLHEVRQEYSISPAEFCKKHKMPPPQAFTCNTLDVPSKDIFVKLTTMAMYPHARLRCMCACNRCTFCICQNFLNSDLLQSVKNKLFTAVLTRHVTQADLKSSTFWLRASFGATVFAVLGFAMYKALLKQR, encoded by the exons ATGAAGAAGGACGTGAGGATCCTGCTGGTGGGAGAAC CCAGAGTTGGGAAGACATCACTAATTATGTCTCTTGTCAGTGAAGAATTTCCAGAGGAG GTTCCACCACGAGCTGAAGAAATCACCATTCCAGCTGATGTCACCCCTGAAAGAGTGCCAACCCACATAGTGGATTATTCAG aagcagagcaaaGTGATGAGCAGCTTTACCATGAAATATCACAG gCAAATGTGATTTGTATAGTATATGCTGTTAACAACAAGAATTCTATTGATAAG GTAACAAGTCGATGGATTCCTCTCATCAATGAAAGGACAGACAAAGATAGCAG gctGCCTCTTATATTAGTTGGAAATAAGTCTGATCTAGTGGAATATAGCAGTATGGAAACCATCCTTCCCATTATGAATCAATATACAGAGATAGAAACATGTGTAGAG tgctcAGCCAAAAACTTGAAGAATATATCTGAGCTATTTTATTATGCACAGAAAGCTGTTCTACATCCTACAGGTCCTCTTTATTGCCCAGAGGAGAAAGAG ATGAAACCTGCCTGTATTAAAGCACTCACTCGCATTTTTAGAATTTCTGATCAGGATAATGATGGTACTCTCAATGATGCAGAGCTCAACTTCTTTCAG agaatttgttttaatacaCCACTGGCACCTCAAGCTTTGGAAGATGTAAAGAATGTAGTCAGGAAAAACCTAAGCGATGGAGTTGCAGATAATGGATTAACATTAAAAG gttttctttttctacacaCGCTTTTCATTCAGCGAGGAAGGCACGAAACAACTTGGACTGTTTTACGTCGCTTTGGATATGATGATGACTTAGAGCTTACACCAGAGTACTTGTTCCCTCC GCTAAAAATTCCTCTGGACTGCACAACAGAATTAAATCATCATGCATATTTGtttcttcaaagcatttttgaTAAACATGATTTG GATAGAGATTGTGCTCTGTCCCCTGATGAATTGAAAGATTTGTTCAAAGTCTTCCCTTATATGCCATGGGGACCTGATGTTAACAACACTGTTTGTACAAATGAAAGGGGGTGGATTACATACCAAGGATTTCTCTCTCAGTGGAC ACTAACCACTTACTTAGATGTACAGCGTTGTCTGGAGTACCTGGGTTATTTAGGCTACTCGATACTTGCAGAACAAGAATCTCAAGCATCAGCAATTACag taacaAGAGATAAAAAGATAGACCTCCAGAAAAAACAGACTCAGAGAAATGTTTTCCGATGCAATGTTGTTGGAATGAAAGGTTGTGGGAAAAGTGGAGTTCTTCAGGCTCTTCTTGGAAGAAATCTAATA AGACAGAGGCAAATACGTGCAGAACACAAATCTTACTATGCCATTAACACAGTCTATGTATATGGACAGGAAAAATACTTGCTG ctacatGATGTCAGTGACTCTGAATTTTTAACTGACCTGGAGACCATATGTGATGCTGTCTGCCTGGTATATGATGTCAGTAACCCTAAGTCCTTTGAGTACTGTGCCAGGATTTTTAAG CAACACTTCATGGATAGCAGAATACCATGCTTAGTGGTAGCTGCCAAGTCTGACTTGCATGAAGTTAGACAGGAATATAGTATTTCTCCTGCTGAATTCTgcaaaaaacacaaaatgccTCCACCTCAAGCCTTTACTTGTAATACGCTTGATGTGCCGAGTAAGGATATCTTTGTTAAACTGACAACTATGGCAATGTATCC CCATGCCCGGTTACGCTGTATGTGCGCCTGCAACAGGTGTACATTTTGCATCTGTCAGAACTTCCTCAACTCAGACTTGCTGCAATCTGTAAAGAACAAACTCTTCACTGCAGTTCTTACCAG
- the RHOT1 gene encoding mitochondrial Rho GTPase 1 isoform X3 yields MKKDVRILLVGEPRVGKTSLIMSLVSEEFPEEVPPRAEEITIPADVTPERVPTHIVDYSEAEQSDEQLYHEISQANVICIVYAVNNKNSIDKVTSRWIPLINERTDKDSRLPLILVGNKSDLVEYSSMETILPIMNQYTEIETCVECSAKNLKNISELFYYAQKAVLHPTGPLYCPEEKEMKPACIKALTRIFRISDQDNDGTLNDAELNFFQRICFNTPLAPQALEDVKNVVRKNLSDGVADNGLTLKGFLFLHTLFIQRGRHETTWTVLRRFGYDDDLELTPEYLFPPLKIPLDCTTELNHHAYLFLQSIFDKHDLDRDCALSPDELKDLFKVFPYMPWGPDVNNTVCTNERGWITYQGFLSQWTLTTYLDVQRCLEYLGYLGYSILAEQESQASAITVTRDKKIDLQKKQTQRNVFRCNVVGMKGCGKSGVLQALLGRNLIRQRQIRAEHKSYYAINTVYVYGQEKYLLLHDVSDSEFLTDLETICDAVCLVYDVSNPKSFEYCARIFKQHFMDSRIPCLVVAAKSDLHEVRQEYSISPAEFCKKHKMPPPQAFTCNTLDVPSKDIFVKLTTMAMYPHVTQADLKSSTFWLRASFGATVFAVLGFAMYKALLKQR; encoded by the exons ATGAAGAAGGACGTGAGGATCCTGCTGGTGGGAGAAC CCAGAGTTGGGAAGACATCACTAATTATGTCTCTTGTCAGTGAAGAATTTCCAGAGGAG GTTCCACCACGAGCTGAAGAAATCACCATTCCAGCTGATGTCACCCCTGAAAGAGTGCCAACCCACATAGTGGATTATTCAG aagcagagcaaaGTGATGAGCAGCTTTACCATGAAATATCACAG gCAAATGTGATTTGTATAGTATATGCTGTTAACAACAAGAATTCTATTGATAAG GTAACAAGTCGATGGATTCCTCTCATCAATGAAAGGACAGACAAAGATAGCAG gctGCCTCTTATATTAGTTGGAAATAAGTCTGATCTAGTGGAATATAGCAGTATGGAAACCATCCTTCCCATTATGAATCAATATACAGAGATAGAAACATGTGTAGAG tgctcAGCCAAAAACTTGAAGAATATATCTGAGCTATTTTATTATGCACAGAAAGCTGTTCTACATCCTACAGGTCCTCTTTATTGCCCAGAGGAGAAAGAG ATGAAACCTGCCTGTATTAAAGCACTCACTCGCATTTTTAGAATTTCTGATCAGGATAATGATGGTACTCTCAATGATGCAGAGCTCAACTTCTTTCAG agaatttgttttaatacaCCACTGGCACCTCAAGCTTTGGAAGATGTAAAGAATGTAGTCAGGAAAAACCTAAGCGATGGAGTTGCAGATAATGGATTAACATTAAAAG gttttctttttctacacaCGCTTTTCATTCAGCGAGGAAGGCACGAAACAACTTGGACTGTTTTACGTCGCTTTGGATATGATGATGACTTAGAGCTTACACCAGAGTACTTGTTCCCTCC GCTAAAAATTCCTCTGGACTGCACAACAGAATTAAATCATCATGCATATTTGtttcttcaaagcatttttgaTAAACATGATTTG GATAGAGATTGTGCTCTGTCCCCTGATGAATTGAAAGATTTGTTCAAAGTCTTCCCTTATATGCCATGGGGACCTGATGTTAACAACACTGTTTGTACAAATGAAAGGGGGTGGATTACATACCAAGGATTTCTCTCTCAGTGGAC ACTAACCACTTACTTAGATGTACAGCGTTGTCTGGAGTACCTGGGTTATTTAGGCTACTCGATACTTGCAGAACAAGAATCTCAAGCATCAGCAATTACag taacaAGAGATAAAAAGATAGACCTCCAGAAAAAACAGACTCAGAGAAATGTTTTCCGATGCAATGTTGTTGGAATGAAAGGTTGTGGGAAAAGTGGAGTTCTTCAGGCTCTTCTTGGAAGAAATCTAATA AGACAGAGGCAAATACGTGCAGAACACAAATCTTACTATGCCATTAACACAGTCTATGTATATGGACAGGAAAAATACTTGCTG ctacatGATGTCAGTGACTCTGAATTTTTAACTGACCTGGAGACCATATGTGATGCTGTCTGCCTGGTATATGATGTCAGTAACCCTAAGTCCTTTGAGTACTGTGCCAGGATTTTTAAG CAACACTTCATGGATAGCAGAATACCATGCTTAGTGGTAGCTGCCAAGTCTGACTTGCATGAAGTTAGACAGGAATATAGTATTTCTCCTGCTGAATTCTgcaaaaaacacaaaatgccTCCACCTCAAGCCTTTACTTGTAATACGCTTGATGTGCCGAGTAAGGATATCTTTGTTAAACTGACAACTATGGCAATGTATCC
- the RNF135 gene encoding E3 ubiquitin-protein ligase RNF135 has product MAAAVDLERLLGAVDLSCTFCLQYFTDPVRLTGCTHSFCRPCIIAYCKGRQRFGCPLCRKGFQLKDLQPNRELAALVNLIPQELKEKELETQDETKPFGAVPCNDRSSAGRRPGEKEEEIWDISKQLETTAETIHLLRKDLSTAKEYASQIKSQITKDFCCMKEYVERQERSTLMFIEQEQKAAQQKIEETIHQLCVEVNELTDIKAQTSNLPERHRYKGSPSTMNKITLHEKLNVVKSAVEDLKRKLEFLLLEKYARQFAPVQPPDLYQETSVCLLSPESAAKNPEPMISSQFSQWADDVTFDLTRVYERLAITAQNRKVMVSTYPTDCGPSPKRFCISQVMCSQSFSTGCHYWEVITKDSDGWAVGVAHEMIGKKDKLGRTEHSWCVEWLGSKKQLSAWHRDQETLLQKEKPLKVGVLLELQKKTVSFYSITDKEMLLHTFEINTSNPLYPAFWLYSLERNGSLTLSHTNRR; this is encoded by the exons atGGCTGCTGCTGTCGACCTCGAGCGGCTCCTGGGCGCCGTGGACCTGAGCTGCACTTTCTGCCTGCAGTACTTCACGGACCCCGTGCGGCTCACGGGCTGCACCCACAGCTTCTGCCGGCCCTGCATCATCGCCTACTGCAAGGGGAGGCAGCGATTCGGCTGCCCGCTCTGCCGGAAAGGCTTCCAGCTGAAGGACCTGCAGCCCAACCGGGAGCTGGCCGCTTTGGTGAACTTAATCCCGCAGGAACTAAAGGAAAAAGAGTTGGAAACACAAGATGAAACGAAACCCTTCGGAGCTGTTCCCTGCAACGACCGCAGCTCGGCGGGGCGGCGACCTGGGGAGAAG GAGGAAGAGATATGGGACATCTCCAAGCAACTAGAAACAACTGCAGAGACTATCCACCTCTTGAGGAAAGATCTCAGTACAGCAAAG gaATATGCATCTCAGATCAAAAGCCAGATTACTAAAGATTTCTGTTGCATGAAGGAATATGTTGAAAGACAGGAGAGAAGCACACTGATGTTCATTGAACAAGAGcaaaaagcagctcagcagaaaaTTGAAGAGACTATTCACCAGCTCTGTGTTGAAGTGAACGAGCTCACAGACATCAAAGCCCAAACG AGTAACTTACCTGAGAGACATAGGTACAAAGGCTCCCCTTCAACAATGAATAAAATTACACTTCATGAGAAGCTTAATGTTGTCAAAAGTGCCGTAGAAGATCTTAAGAGAAAGCTGGAATTTTTACTTTTGGAGAAATACGCTCGGCAGTTCGCACCAG tGCAACCTCCAGATTTATATCAGGAGACAAGTGTCTGCTTATTATCTCCAGAGTCTGCAGCTAAAAATCCAGAACCAATGATTTCAAGCCAGTTCTCTCAGT gGGCAGATGATGTGACTTTTGATCTCACAAGAGTGTATGAGCGCTTAGCAATCACAGCCCAGAACAGGAAGGTAATGGTTTCCACCTACCCGACTGATTGTGGACCATCACCCAAGAGATTCTGCATCAGCCAAGTGATGTGCTCACAGAGCTTCTCTACTGGGTGCCACTACTGGGAAGTAATTACCAAGGACAGTGATGGATGGGCTGTTGGAGTTGCTCATGAAATGATTGGTAAAAAGGACAAATTAGGAAGAACAGAGCATTCCTGGTGTGTAGAATGGCTAGGTTCCAAAAAGCAGCTGTCAGCATGGCATAGGGATCAAGAAACAttattacagaaggaaaaaccaTTGAAGGTTGGAGTTTTGCTGGAGCTACAAAAGAAGACCGTGTCATTTTACTCCATCACTgacaaagaaatgcttttgcatACATTTGAAATCAATACCTCAAATCCTCTTTACCCTGCTTTCTGGCTATATAGTCTAGAAAGAAATGGATCTTTAACTCTAAGTCACACAAACAGGAGGTAA
- the ADAP2 gene encoding arf-GAP with dual PH domain-containing protein 2 isoform X2: protein MKKHGNLCAKAKYEAKVPAYYYIPQSCDCMVLREQWIRAKYEREEFVATRVCQDPCSAGSREGFLWKRGRESRQFQKRRFLLSAREGVMKYYTKESRGPKAIISIENLNAMFQTEKIQHAHGLQITYNIDGQTRNLFVYHESGKEIVDWFNAIRAARYHYLRTTFPTVPEPELIPRITRNYVKEGYMEKTGPKQKEAFKERWFCLDSQERNLMYFKKPLDAFAQGQVFIGRMDEGYEVRAGLPQGVHVKKRKPAITVVTPMREFVFICENDREQREWIDAINRVIAEPLTGED, encoded by the exons atgAAGAAGCATGGGAATCTCTGTGCCAAAGCTAAATATGAGGCAAAAGTCCCTGCCTACTATTACATCCCTCAGTCCTGTGATTGCAT ggTTTTAAGAGAGCAATGGATTAGAGCTAAATATGAGCGTGAGGAATTTGTTGCCACCCGAGTCTGCCAAGATCCTTGTTCTGCAG GTAGCCGTGAAGGATTTCTCTGGAAGCGTGGGCGGGAAAGCAGACAGTTCCAGAAGAGGCGATTTCTCCTATCAGCAAGGGAAGGGGTGATGAAGTACTACACCAAAGAA tCCAGAGGTCCGAAAGCCATTATCAGCATTGAGAATCTGAATGCAATGTTCCAGACAGAGAAAATCCAACATGCTCATGGGCTGCAGATCACATACAACATAGATGGTCAAACAAGGAACCTTTTTGTCTATCACGAAAGCGGAAAG GAGATTGTTGACTGGTTCAATGCCATTCGGGCAGCACGTTACCATTATCTCAGAACAACCTTCCCAACTGTCCCTGAGCCTGAG CTCATACCCAGGATCACAAGAAATTATGTCAAAGAAGGATATATGGAGAAAACAGGACCAAAA CAGAAGGAGGCCTTTAAGGAGCGCTGGTTCTGCCTGGATTCTCAAGAAAGGAAcctgatgtattttaaaaaaccactG GATGCATTTGCACAAGGCCAGGTTTTTATTGGAAGGATGGATGAGGGATATGAAGTACGAGCTGGCTTGCCCCAGGGAGTCCATGTGAAGAAGAGGAAACCAGCGATCACTGTGGTCACACCAATGAGAGAGTTTGTGTTTATATGCGAGAACGATAGGGAGCAGAGGGAGTGGATAGATGCCATAAACAGAGTCATTGCCGAGCCTTTGACTGGTGAAGACTAG
- the ADAP2 gene encoding arf-GAP with dual PH domain-containing protein 2 isoform X1 has translation MMDRDRNKTLLLELQRAAGTGNGRCADCGEPDPEWASYKLGIFICLNCSGIHRNLPQISRVKSLRLDFWENDLLEFMKKHGNLCAKAKYEAKVPAYYYIPQSCDCMVLREQWIRAKYEREEFVATRVCQDPCSAGSREGFLWKRGRESRQFQKRRFLLSAREGVMKYYTKESRGPKAIISIENLNAMFQTEKIQHAHGLQITYNIDGQTRNLFVYHESGKEIVDWFNAIRAARYHYLRTTFPTVPEPELIPRITRNYVKEGYMEKTGPKQKEAFKERWFCLDSQERNLMYFKKPLDAFAQGQVFIGRMDEGYEVRAGLPQGVHVKKRKPAITVVTPMREFVFICENDREQREWIDAINRVIAEPLTGED, from the exons ATGATGGACCGCGATCGCAACAAGACGCTGttgctggagctgcagagggccGCCGGGACCGGGAACGGCCGCTGCGCCGACTGCGGGGAGCCAG ATCCAGAGTGGGCTTCTTACAAACTTGGAATATTCATTTGTTTGAATTGCTCTGGAATCCATCGCAATCTTCCTCAAATCAGCAGGGTCAAATCCCTTCGGCTTGACTTCTGGGAGAACGATCTTTTAGAG tttatgAAGAAGCATGGGAATCTCTGTGCCAAAGCTAAATATGAGGCAAAAGTCCCTGCCTACTATTACATCCCTCAGTCCTGTGATTGCAT ggTTTTAAGAGAGCAATGGATTAGAGCTAAATATGAGCGTGAGGAATTTGTTGCCACCCGAGTCTGCCAAGATCCTTGTTCTGCAG GTAGCCGTGAAGGATTTCTCTGGAAGCGTGGGCGGGAAAGCAGACAGTTCCAGAAGAGGCGATTTCTCCTATCAGCAAGGGAAGGGGTGATGAAGTACTACACCAAAGAA tCCAGAGGTCCGAAAGCCATTATCAGCATTGAGAATCTGAATGCAATGTTCCAGACAGAGAAAATCCAACATGCTCATGGGCTGCAGATCACATACAACATAGATGGTCAAACAAGGAACCTTTTTGTCTATCACGAAAGCGGAAAG GAGATTGTTGACTGGTTCAATGCCATTCGGGCAGCACGTTACCATTATCTCAGAACAACCTTCCCAACTGTCCCTGAGCCTGAG CTCATACCCAGGATCACAAGAAATTATGTCAAAGAAGGATATATGGAGAAAACAGGACCAAAA CAGAAGGAGGCCTTTAAGGAGCGCTGGTTCTGCCTGGATTCTCAAGAAAGGAAcctgatgtattttaaaaaaccactG GATGCATTTGCACAAGGCCAGGTTTTTATTGGAAGGATGGATGAGGGATATGAAGTACGAGCTGGCTTGCCCCAGGGAGTCCATGTGAAGAAGAGGAAACCAGCGATCACTGTGGTCACACCAATGAGAGAGTTTGTGTTTATATGCGAGAACGATAGGGAGCAGAGGGAGTGGATAGATGCCATAAACAGAGTCATTGCCGAGCCTTTGACTGGTGAAGACTAG